The genome window CGGCAAGGTCATTGCTGATGTGGTGAATCTCTCACCCTCCGCCGTCGAACGCCGCATCAGCAAACTGAAGCAAGATGGGATCATCGAGAAGATCGTGGCGGTGGTCAGTCCGAAAGCCGTCGATCGCACCTTGTCCGTTTTGGTTGAGCTTGAAATCCAGAACGAACATCGACACACGCTGGAGCAATTCCAGCGATGGTTGGACCGTGCGCCCGAAGTTCAGTCATGCTGGTATGTCACCGGCGATATGGACTATGTCCTGCTCGTAGCCGTCCGCAATCTCGAGGAATACAACGCCTTCATTGAGCGGCTTATGGGTGAGCAACAGGCGCTCGTGCGAAAATACAAGAGCCTGATCGCACTCAAAACGGTCAAGCACGGATTGGGACTTTCCGTCCTTGAATGAGAGGCTTTTTTACTGGCTACGCAGTGATCCTGTCAAAATTCATCCCGCGGTGCCAATCGAGATTAAAGCGACAGTTTGCGGCCGAATTCGACAGCGTCGCAAAACGGGCATTCTGCGACTGATGAGTGCGCAGAATGCCCGGCAATGATGTGTCCGGTGTCGCGATTTCGGTCAGTTGCGGGCGATGATTTCCTTGCCCTCGATCTTCATGGCGACGCCCAGCCGGCCGGTGGTGCGGCGCACGAGGAAGCGCGGACGGCGATTGGCGAAGTAGGAATGACGGCGGCGCGGCTTGAGGTCGCTGGTGCGCAGGCCGCCAATATGGTCTTCGAGCGGACGGGCGACGCCGTCGGCCTCGACCATCAGCATCGGAATGCGGAAGGCTTCCGACCAGCTGCGCCAGTCGGCGGCGATATCGCTGAGATCATGGGCGACGAGCAACGGAACGCAGAGCTCGGGATCGGCGTGGTGAAGCTCGAGCGTGACGGTAACTTCACCGTCGCCATGGTCGATGGCGCGGGCGGCGACACCCTTGAAGACGCGCTTCGGCAGCGCAATCGAAAGCGGCAGGCCACTGGAAGGCAGGACCTTGCGCAGGACCGCGCCGCGTTCGTCGATGGTGATATTGACGTCATCCGAACAATCATGGATGGCGTAGCTGACCTGCTGGGGAAAGCGGGACGGATCGAGGCGTAACGTCGTGCCAGCCCAGGCGGGCTTCATTACGGGATTGTTCATTTCATTCTACCCTTGTCTTACCTGAGAGCCGATTTCCGGTCTTCTCCTTGGGACTTTTCGTCCTCTATGGCCGACAATAGGGGCCTGCCGTTCCGTACAGCTTAAAAATTGCGGTTAAGAAAACTTTGCCTCCTCTGATGGTTATCAAAACCGAATCCGGCAGGGTTTCCGGAAGGTGAACGCTGTGGTGTGCGGAAATGATGCATCCTGAGGTAAGTCTCAGGTAAGCTTTCCGTGGCAAAATGTGCTCACCAGCAGTTCGTCGTTCTTTTAGAGATTTTGCCGAAAAGGGCGCTATTCATGATCACGGCTTCCCTCGCTTATACGATCCTGTCGAAGGATATGACGTCCAGCCTCAACAAGGTTGCGTCTCAGGCGACGGTCAAGAAGGATGCCGAGTACTACGCGGACCACATCAACAAGGTCACATCGGTCGACGACTTCCTCGGAGACTACAAGCTCTACAGCTACGCGATGAAGGCCCATGGCCTCGAGGACATGACCTACGCCAAGGCCCTCATGAAGAAGGTGCTGGAAAGCGATCTCACCGACCCCAACAGCTACGCCAACAAGCTTTCCGATACGCGCTACCGCGAATTCGCCGCCGCCTTCAATTTCAATGCGCCCGCCAAGGACGTCCAGACGGACGCGCAGGAGGACGATCTCATCGGCCTCTACAAGCAGTCCTTCGTCGATGCCGACAAGGCGGCCGCCGCCGAGAGCATCTATTACAGCAACAATATCGACAGCGTGCAGACCGTCGACGATCTGGTCAACAACACCCGGCTGCGCACCTATGTGCTGAAGACGTTCAAGATCGATCCCACCTATGCGTCGAAGGACTTTCTGCGCCAGGTGCTGACGAGCGATCTCAGCGACCCCACGAGCGTCGTCAACACGCAGGGCGGCGACAAATACAAGGCGCTTGCCGCCCAGTTCAGCTTCAATGCCGACGGCACCGTCACCGGCACGGCGCAGACCGCCGCGCAGAAGGCCTCGGTCATCGAGTCCTTCACGCTGAATTCCCAGTCGGTCATCATCGACAATTCGGTCGGTTCGGACGTCTTTTACGTCGGCCAGACGGCAGCGGACTACAACAAGGCCTATTACACGGCGAAGATCGGCACGATCACCAATGTCGA of Rhizobium sp. BT04 contains these proteins:
- a CDS encoding DUF6101 family protein, which gives rise to MNNPVMKPAWAGTTLRLDPSRFPQQVSYAIHDCSDDVNITIDERGAVLRKVLPSSGLPLSIALPKRVFKGVAARAIDHGDGEVTVTLELHHADPELCVPLLVAHDLSDIAADWRSWSEAFRIPMLMVEADGVARPLEDHIGGLRTSDLKPRRRHSYFANRRPRFLVRRTTGRLGVAMKIEGKEIIARN
- a CDS encoding Lrp/AsnC family transcriptional regulator codes for the protein MDDIDRTILSMLQENADIPGKVIADVVNLSPSAVERRISKLKQDGIIEKIVAVVSPKAVDRTLSVLVELEIQNEHRHTLEQFQRWLDRAPEVQSCWYVTGDMDYVLLVAVRNLEEYNAFIERLMGEQQALVRKYKSLIALKTVKHGLGLSVLE